Proteins encoded by one window of Candidatus Zixiibacteriota bacterium:
- a CDS encoding bifunctional 3,4-dihydroxy-2-butanone-4-phosphate synthase/GTP cyclohydrolase II, translating into MFNTVEEAIQEIHAGRCVIVADDEDRENEGDLIMAAEKVTPEWVNFFAKHGRGLICVCMPEERIARLALHPMVDRNTALHGTRFTVSVDAVEGTTTGISAADRAKTVRVLANPASRPEDLARPGHIFPIQAVTGGVLKRAGHTETAVDLARLAGLNPVGMLCEIMDDDGSMARVPRLAQFAREHGLAFITVRDLIAYRRRTEKNVERVETVDFPTEYGDFRLHLYKSKLDDHYHVALVKGEVAGKKDVLVRVHSSCVTGDIFGSCRCDCGQQLHAAMRQVDREGCGVVLYMTQEGRGIGFANKIRAYRLQEDGQDTVEANESLGFKPDLREYGVGAQILVDLGLSSIRLLTNNPKKVIGLEGYGLEITERVPLEFAPGKYNRRYLEAKRDKLGHFLSLKRMGA; encoded by the coding sequence GAAGGGGACCTGATCATGGCGGCCGAGAAAGTGACGCCGGAGTGGGTCAACTTCTTCGCCAAACACGGCCGGGGTCTGATTTGTGTCTGCATGCCCGAGGAGCGGATCGCCCGGCTCGCGCTGCACCCGATGGTGGATCGGAACACGGCGCTCCACGGCACGCGGTTCACGGTGTCGGTGGACGCGGTGGAGGGGACGACGACCGGGATCAGCGCGGCCGACCGGGCGAAAACGGTGCGGGTGCTGGCCAATCCAGCCTCGCGGCCGGAGGATCTGGCGCGGCCGGGACACATCTTTCCCATCCAGGCGGTGACCGGAGGCGTCCTGAAGCGCGCCGGGCACACCGAAACCGCGGTGGATCTGGCGCGGCTGGCGGGTCTGAACCCGGTGGGGATGCTGTGCGAGATTATGGATGACGACGGGAGCATGGCGCGGGTACCCCGGCTGGCGCAGTTCGCCAGGGAGCACGGGCTGGCGTTCATTACCGTGCGCGACCTCATCGCCTACCGCCGCCGGACCGAAAAGAACGTCGAGCGCGTGGAGACCGTCGACTTCCCCACCGAATACGGGGATTTCCGCCTTCACCTGTACAAGTCGAAACTCGATGACCACTACCACGTCGCCCTGGTGAAAGGGGAAGTGGCGGGGAAAAAAGACGTGCTCGTCCGGGTCCACTCGAGCTGCGTGACCGGGGACATTTTCGGGTCCTGCCGGTGCGACTGCGGGCAGCAGCTCCACGCGGCGATGCGCCAGGTCGACCGGGAAGGCTGCGGCGTCGTGCTCTACATGACGCAGGAGGGGCGCGGGATCGGGTTCGCCAACAAGATCCGCGCCTACCGGCTTCAGGAGGACGGGCAGGATACGGTGGAGGCGAACGAATCGCTCGGGTTCAAGCCGGATCTCCGGGAGTACGGCGTCGGGGCGCAGATTCTGGTTGATCTGGGGCTGAGTTCGATCCGACTATTGACGAACAATCCGAAGAAGGTGATCGGGTTGGAAGGGTACGGTCTGGAGATCACCGAGCGCGTGCCGCTGGAGTTCGCGCCCGGAAAATACAACCGCCGCTATCTGGAAGCGAAGCGGGACAAGCTGGGACACTTTCTCTCACTGAAACGGATGGGAGCGTAG